A DNA window from Guyparkeria halophila contains the following coding sequences:
- the tyrS gene encoding tyrosine--tRNA ligase: protein MLAELCRGTDEVLVREELVDRLAEGRPLRIKAGFDPTAPDLHLGHTVLINKLRQFQERGHEVIFLIGDFTGMIGDPTGKNATRPTLTPEAVRENARTYERQIFRILDPDKTRIVFNSEWMGKKSAADLIQLASRYTVARMLERDDFDKRYRENRSIAVHEFLYPLVQGYDSVELEADVELGGTDQKFNLLVGRELQKQYGQKPQVVMTVPILEGLDGVNKMSKSLNNYIGIEEPADEQFGKLMSISDDLMWRYFELLSFRPLEEIARLREEMGGGRNPRDIKFELAVELVDRFHGKGAGDKARDAFVSRFQKKQLPDDMPEVRLDEGVAIVEALNRAGLIQSNSEGFRHIKAGAVKIDGERVDDRGLVLPAGESVVQVGKRRLAKIIVGGG from the coding sequence ATGCTGGCGGAGTTGTGTCGGGGGACCGACGAGGTGTTGGTCCGCGAGGAACTGGTGGACCGGCTGGCCGAAGGGCGGCCGTTGCGGATCAAGGCGGGATTCGATCCCACCGCTCCGGACCTTCATCTCGGTCACACGGTGTTGATCAACAAGCTGCGCCAGTTCCAGGAGCGTGGGCATGAGGTGATCTTCCTGATCGGGGATTTCACCGGCATGATCGGCGATCCCACCGGCAAGAATGCCACCCGGCCGACCCTGACGCCGGAGGCCGTGCGCGAGAACGCCCGCACCTACGAGCGCCAGATCTTCCGCATCCTCGATCCCGACAAGACGCGCATCGTCTTCAATTCCGAGTGGATGGGGAAGAAGAGCGCCGCCGATCTGATCCAGCTGGCCAGTCGCTACACGGTCGCGCGCATGCTCGAGCGGGACGATTTCGACAAGCGCTACCGCGAGAATCGTTCGATCGCGGTCCACGAGTTCCTGTATCCGCTGGTCCAGGGATACGACTCGGTCGAGCTCGAGGCCGATGTCGAGCTCGGGGGGACCGATCAGAAGTTCAACCTGCTGGTGGGGCGTGAGCTGCAAAAGCAATACGGCCAGAAGCCGCAGGTCGTGATGACGGTGCCCATCCTCGAGGGGCTCGATGGCGTCAACAAGATGTCCAAGTCGCTCAACAACTACATCGGCATCGAGGAGCCCGCGGATGAGCAGTTTGGCAAGCTGATGTCCATTTCCGACGATCTGATGTGGCGCTACTTCGAACTGCTCTCGTTCCGCCCCCTTGAAGAGATCGCGCGCCTGCGCGAGGAGATGGGCGGCGGGCGCAATCCGCGCGACATCAAGTTCGAGCTCGCCGTTGAGCTCGTGGACCGCTTTCACGGCAAGGGCGCGGGCGACAAGGCGCGCGACGCGTTCGTTTCCCGTTTCCAGAAAAAGCAGTTGCCTGACGACATGCCCGAGGTCCGCCTGGACGAAGGGGTGGCAATCGTCGAGGCGCTCAACCGCGCCGGGTTGATCCAGTCGAATTCCGAAGGTTTCCGTCACATCAAGGCGGGTGCGGTGAAGATCGACGGCGAACGTGTCGACGATCGCGGGCTCGTTCTGCCCGCGGGCGAGTCGGTCGTCCAGGTCGGTAAACGGCGCTTGGCAAAAATCATCGTCGGAGGGGGTTGA
- a CDS encoding peptidoglycan DD-metalloendopeptidase family protein, which translates to MQQRPLFKPKRGPSRLIRRTLLLGLGVFALGTGVWQVLPDDGPQDAPATASTPGDSNEIPLTLEAVDSPNQTARDTGSQSVSIDTPTTGNQSSAFARSVSLSSRPNFHIPGQKEALKAIETPEANRASVGSAEELDPAEHASPSLEQTTITVDSGDTLSTIFEKVGLGYSDVLKVLDLGDEARRLERIRPGDKLVLMMDDAEQFAGLKYDLSSESELSIFRSEGDQLVAEITDLPSETRLVSAGGTIKGSLYQSAIATGVPPAQIMQLAEVFGWKVDFLRDVRDGDQFRLIYEVREREGERLGTGQLVAAEFVNRGERVQAVRYTSPDGTSGYYEPDGSSLERGFLRYPVEFSRISSNFNPKRLHPIHNTVRPHNGVDLAAPTGTPVKSAASGRVTFVGWKHGYGKVVQVRHDAKHETLYAHLSGFKGNLKRGASIDKGTTIGFVGMTGAATGPHLHYEFKVHGKALDPLKVDLPEANPIASKDRKDFIARTRGSLEELARIEVDVAGEQPVHLARNERVAHESRDD; encoded by the coding sequence ATGCAACAGCGCCCTCTATTCAAGCCCAAGCGCGGGCCCTCTCGCCTGATACGGCGCACCCTGCTCCTTGGCCTGGGCGTATTCGCGCTCGGCACCGGCGTCTGGCAAGTTCTGCCCGACGACGGGCCACAAGACGCCCCCGCCACCGCCTCGACGCCAGGTGACAGCAACGAGATCCCGCTGACACTCGAAGCCGTGGACTCCCCGAACCAGACAGCGCGCGACACGGGATCGCAGTCGGTCTCGATCGACACGCCGACCACCGGCAACCAGTCATCGGCCTTTGCCCGGTCGGTCAGCCTGAGCAGCCGGCCCAACTTCCACATCCCCGGCCAGAAGGAAGCCCTGAAGGCCATCGAGACGCCGGAGGCCAATCGGGCCAGCGTCGGCAGCGCGGAGGAGCTCGATCCGGCCGAGCATGCGTCACCGTCACTCGAGCAGACCACGATTACGGTCGATTCGGGGGACACCCTGTCGACCATCTTCGAGAAGGTCGGCCTCGGCTACAGCGACGTACTCAAGGTGCTAGACCTCGGTGACGAGGCCCGTCGCCTGGAACGCATTCGCCCGGGCGACAAGCTCGTGCTGATGATGGACGACGCCGAACAGTTCGCCGGACTGAAATACGACCTCAGCAGCGAGAGCGAGCTTTCCATCTTCCGCAGCGAGGGCGACCAGCTGGTGGCCGAGATCACCGACCTGCCCAGCGAGACCCGGCTGGTCTCCGCCGGCGGGACCATCAAGGGCTCGCTTTACCAGTCCGCCATCGCAACGGGCGTTCCCCCCGCGCAAATCATGCAATTGGCCGAGGTCTTCGGCTGGAAGGTGGATTTTCTGCGCGACGTGCGGGATGGCGACCAGTTCCGCCTGATCTACGAGGTGCGCGAACGCGAGGGCGAGCGTCTCGGGACCGGCCAGCTCGTCGCCGCCGAGTTCGTCAATCGCGGCGAGCGGGTCCAGGCCGTGCGCTACACCTCGCCCGACGGGACGAGCGGCTACTACGAACCCGATGGCAGCAGCCTCGAGCGCGGTTTCCTGCGCTACCCGGTGGAGTTCTCCCGCATCAGCTCGAACTTCAACCCCAAGCGACTGCACCCGATTCACAACACCGTCCGTCCGCACAATGGCGTGGACCTCGCCGCCCCGACCGGCACACCGGTCAAGTCCGCCGCCTCCGGCCGCGTTACCTTCGTCGGCTGGAAGCACGGCTACGGCAAGGTGGTCCAGGTACGGCACGACGCCAAGCACGAAACCCTCTACGCGCACCTGTCCGGCTTCAAGGGCAACCTCAAGCGCGGCGCGAGCATCGACAAGGGCACCACCATCGGCTTTGTGGGCATGACGGGCGCCGCCACGGGGCCGCACCTCCACTACGAATTCAAGGTCCACGGCAAGGCGCTCGATCCGCTCAAGGTGGACCTGCCGGAAGCGAACCCGATCGCCTCGAAGGACCGCAAGGATTTCATCGCCCGGACGCGCGGATCGCTTGAGGAACTGGCCCGCATCGAGGTCGACGTGGCAGGCGAGCAGCCGGTTCACCTGGCCCGCAACGAGCGTGTCGCCCACGAATCACGTGACGACTGA
- a CDS encoding anhydro-N-acetylmuramic acid kinase encodes MTGTSIDALDLCLCDFSGSLPRLIAHHQEPLDAKLTAQLKRLAQGVNGAADQAPPAPAIDAIDLLGMADRRLAETTAAGVARLLEQADLPATAIRAIGSHGQTVRHRPNWRDAAFTLQLGDPSRIAELTGITVAADFRRRDLAAGGQGAPLAPPAHAALFPPGPEGRIVINLGGIANASILHPGREPIGLDTGPANTLMDAWHSRHRPAPFDRDGQWAASGTAHPALLEQLLIESFFTAPAPKSTGPEQFNLDWLERLGGQWLEVLPAEDVQATLLELTVESIARALSPWQAEQPGMPITLCGGGAYNGRLVKRLGERLAAPVESSAALGLAPECVEGAAFAWLARQLLSGQPANAPSVTGAAGPRLLGGIYPA; translated from the coding sequence ATGACGGGCACCAGCATCGACGCACTCGACCTGTGCCTTTGCGACTTCTCCGGTTCGCTCCCCCGCCTGATTGCCCACCACCAAGAGCCGCTGGACGCCAAACTGACCGCCCAGTTGAAACGACTGGCCCAAGGCGTCAACGGCGCGGCAGACCAGGCCCCGCCGGCGCCCGCGATCGACGCCATCGACCTGTTGGGCATGGCCGATCGTCGGCTGGCCGAGACCACGGCGGCAGGCGTCGCCCGGCTTCTAGAGCAGGCCGACCTGCCGGCAACGGCGATCCGGGCAATCGGCTCGCATGGTCAGACCGTGCGCCACCGACCGAATTGGCGGGACGCCGCCTTCACCCTGCAACTGGGCGATCCCAGCCGCATCGCCGAGCTCACCGGCATTACCGTGGCCGCCGACTTCCGTCGCCGCGACCTGGCCGCCGGCGGCCAGGGCGCCCCGCTGGCGCCGCCGGCCCACGCGGCCCTGTTCCCGCCCGGCCCCGAGGGGCGGATCGTGATCAATCTGGGCGGGATCGCCAACGCCTCGATATTGCACCCCGGCCGGGAGCCCATCGGCCTGGACACCGGCCCGGCCAACACCCTGATGGATGCCTGGCACAGCCGCCACCGGCCGGCCCCGTTCGACCGGGACGGCCAATGGGCTGCCAGCGGGACGGCACACCCCGCTCTGCTTGAGCAACTCCTGATCGAATCGTTCTTCACGGCCCCCGCCCCGAAATCCACCGGACCGGAACAGTTCAACCTCGATTGGCTGGAACGACTGGGCGGGCAGTGGCTCGAGGTACTCCCGGCCGAGGACGTCCAGGCCACCCTGCTTGAACTGACGGTCGAGAGCATCGCCCGAGCCCTGTCGCCCTGGCAGGCCGAACAACCGGGCATGCCGATCACGCTGTGCGGCGGCGGGGCTTACAACGGGCGACTGGTCAAGCGACTGGGCGAGCGGCTGGCCGCGCCGGTGGAAAGCAGTGCGGCACTGGGCCTGGCGCCGGAATGCGTGGAGGGGGCCGCGTTTGCGTGGCTGGCCCGCCAGTTGCTGAGCGGCCAACCCGCCAACGCCCCCAGCGTGACTGGCGCGGCCGGGCCGCGCCTGCTGGGTGGCATCTACCCGGCCTGA
- a CDS encoding citrate synthase, which translates to MDFVPGLQGVPAAQSAISYLDGQAGLLTYRGYRIVDLARQSTFEETAWVLIHGDLPTALELAEFDADLRRNRRVKYNVRDIMKFLPIDGHPMEALQTCVASLGMFYPGQERMTANGVNADSEFVEQMIVKILSSMSTLVAMWEHIRKGDDPVAPRADLSYAENFLYMMTEREPDPIEARIMDACLILHAEHTLNASTFASLVCGSTLAPPNLVVASAIGTLAGPLHGGANQRVLAMLDEIGSVENVTPWLEQKLANKEVIWGFGHREYKVKDPRADILQGLLEQLREHRGGQLSPLYEIARELETQAAEHLAGKGVYPNVDFYSGLLYAELGIPRDQFTPIFAISRTAGWLAHWKEQIANNRIYRPTQVYVGESPRDYRSIGAR; encoded by the coding sequence ATGGATTTCGTACCGGGTTTGCAGGGTGTGCCGGCGGCGCAGTCTGCCATTTCGTATCTGGATGGTCAGGCCGGGCTGCTGACCTACCGTGGTTATCGCATCGTGGATCTGGCCCGCCAGAGCACGTTCGAGGAAACCGCGTGGGTGCTGATCCACGGTGATCTGCCCACGGCGCTCGAGCTGGCCGAGTTCGACGCCGACCTGCGTCGCAACCGCCGCGTGAAATACAACGTGCGCGACATCATGAAGTTCCTGCCCATCGACGGGCACCCGATGGAGGCGCTGCAGACCTGCGTGGCCAGTCTCGGCATGTTCTACCCGGGGCAGGAGCGCATGACGGCCAACGGCGTCAATGCCGACAGCGAATTCGTCGAGCAGATGATCGTCAAGATCCTCTCGAGCATGTCCACGCTCGTGGCCATGTGGGAGCATATCCGCAAGGGTGACGACCCGGTCGCGCCGCGCGCCGATCTCTCCTACGCGGAGAACTTCCTGTACATGATGACCGAGCGCGAGCCCGACCCGATCGAGGCGCGCATCATGGATGCCTGCCTGATCCTGCACGCCGAGCACACGCTCAATGCCTCGACCTTCGCCTCGCTGGTCTGCGGTTCGACACTCGCGCCGCCGAATCTGGTGGTCGCCTCGGCGATCGGCACGCTGGCGGGGCCGCTGCACGGTGGGGCCAACCAGCGCGTGCTGGCGATGCTCGACGAGATCGGTTCGGTCGAGAACGTCACGCCCTGGCTGGAGCAGAAGCTGGCCAACAAGGAGGTGATCTGGGGCTTTGGTCACCGCGAGTACAAGGTCAAGGACCCGCGCGCCGACATCCTGCAGGGGCTGCTCGAGCAGCTGCGCGAGCACCGCGGTGGCCAGCTCTCGCCGCTCTACGAGATTGCCCGCGAGCTTGAGACCCAGGCGGCCGAACACCTGGCCGGCAAGGGTGTCTACCCGAACGTCGATTTCTATTCCGGTCTGCTGTACGCCGAGCTTGGCATCCCGCGTGATCAGTTCACGCCGATCTTCGCCATCTCGCGCACGGCCGGCTGGCTGGCGCACTGGAAGGAGCAGATCGCGAACAACCGCATCTATCGTCCCACCCAGGTATACGTCGGTGAAAGCCCGCGCGACTACCGCTCGATCGGCGCCCGCTGA
- the erpA gene encoding iron-sulfur cluster insertion protein ErpA → MVDATDTMVAEPATEATPLVFTENAANKVQSLIEEEGNPELKLRVFITGGGCSGFQYGFMFEEEVQPDDTAVERSGVTLLVDPMSIQYLEGAEIDYKEDVSGAQFVIRNPNAATTCGCGSSFSI, encoded by the coding sequence ATGGTTGACGCAACCGACACCATGGTGGCCGAGCCGGCCACCGAAGCCACGCCGCTGGTCTTTACCGAAAATGCGGCGAACAAGGTCCAGTCACTGATCGAGGAAGAGGGCAACCCGGAGCTCAAGCTGCGCGTGTTCATCACGGGCGGCGGCTGTTCCGGCTTCCAGTACGGCTTCATGTTCGAGGAAGAGGTCCAGCCGGACGACACGGCGGTGGAGCGCTCGGGCGTAACCCTGCTGGTCGATCCGATGAGCATCCAGTACCTCGAGGGTGCCGAGATCGATTACAAGGAAGATGTCTCCGGTGCGCAGTTCGTGATCCGCAACCCCAATGCCGCGACCACCTGCGGCTGCGGTTCCTCGTTCTCGATCTGA
- the argC gene encoding N-acetyl-gamma-glutamyl-phosphate reductase, producing MKKIGIVGGTGYTGVELMRLLAHHPDVEVVAMTSRGEAGRRVDDLYPSLRGHTDLVFSEPGDADLAGCDLVFFATPNGIAMQEAPALLEQGVRVVDLAADYRLKDLDVWSQWYGMTHASPEWVEQAVYGLPELYRDEIRGAQLVANPGCHVTATTLAVLPLMGLDWVDHGQIVADTKSGASGAGRSAAVHTLLAEAGESVRTYAAAGHRHQPEIRQTLTTIAEREIGLTFVPHLVPMVRGIESTVYLPLQGEPGENVQRLYERYYAEEPFVDVMPPNSHPETRSVRGNNICRMAVHRPLDGPMLVVSSVIDNLVKGAAGQAVQNMNLMLGCDEPAGLELVALSP from the coding sequence ATGAAGAAGATCGGAATCGTCGGTGGCACCGGGTATACCGGTGTCGAGCTGATGCGCCTGCTGGCCCACCATCCGGACGTCGAGGTGGTGGCGATGACCTCGCGCGGCGAGGCCGGTCGGCGTGTGGACGACCTCTATCCCAGCCTGCGCGGTCACACGGACCTGGTCTTCAGCGAGCCGGGTGATGCCGACCTGGCCGGTTGTGATCTCGTGTTTTTCGCCACGCCCAACGGCATCGCGATGCAGGAGGCGCCGGCGTTGCTCGAGCAAGGCGTGCGGGTGGTCGATCTGGCCGCCGACTATCGCCTCAAGGATCTCGATGTCTGGTCGCAGTGGTATGGCATGACGCACGCCTCGCCGGAATGGGTCGAACAGGCCGTCTACGGGCTCCCCGAGCTTTACCGTGACGAGATCCGTGGCGCGCAGCTGGTCGCCAATCCCGGTTGCCATGTGACCGCGACGACCCTTGCCGTGCTGCCGCTGATGGGGCTGGACTGGGTCGATCACGGCCAGATCGTGGCGGACACCAAGTCGGGCGCCAGCGGCGCCGGTCGTTCGGCCGCGGTGCATACGCTGTTGGCCGAGGCGGGCGAGAGCGTGCGCACCTACGCCGCCGCCGGTCACCGCCACCAGCCGGAGATTCGCCAGACGTTGACCACCATCGCCGAGCGCGAGATCGGCCTGACCTTCGTGCCGCACCTGGTGCCGATGGTCCGGGGGATCGAGTCGACCGTCTACCTGCCGCTGCAGGGCGAACCGGGCGAGAATGTGCAGCGGCTCTACGAGCGCTACTATGCCGAGGAGCCGTTCGTCGACGTCATGCCGCCGAACAGCCACCCGGAAACCCGCAGCGTGCGCGGCAACAACATCTGCCGCATGGCCGTGCACCGGCCGCTCGACGGGCCGATGCTGGTGGTTTCCAGCGTGATCGACAACCTGGTCAAGGGCGCCGCCGGGCAGGCCGTGCAGAACATGAACCTGATGCTCGGTTGCGACGAGCCGGCCGGGCTCGAGCTGGTCGCCCTGTCGCCCTAG
- a CDS encoding chloride channel protein: MTALLARLQDWFGRPLNRFIERLRLRLAQPDALLQVTLLGLIAGLLAALLVVAFRLALEGLQVYGLGLPGAERYESLPAEWRLLLPILGALVLGLAFHLLPFGMRNVGVGHVIIRFHRFGADMPWQNAVVQFVAGVWGLLIGLTGGREGPGIHLGAFSGSLLGHSLGLPNNSVRTLSGCGVAAAISAAFNTPLAGVIFALEVVIKQYTLASFLPVILASSMGALLATTVFGPETLFTIEIHHQMSFWEVPTLLALGLISGAMAAGYIQIVEGTIARSWNWPVWARFTAAGVATGAIGFWVPEILGIGHDTTDLVAAAELTLGALLIIAAAKWLLASITVGLGLPIGTIAPVLMIGAVVGGTLGSLLYRLDQIPLNDVAFYTVLGMGAMLGATLQAPLAALAAVLELTSDTGAILPAMITIVVSGLVSRMVFGKSGLYDAILRANDQQMPGPSLWFNGDNIGVSSIIERRVAEVNCPCNLARFEQALEEKPAWLVIRDENRQAMGVIRYAPARAAFDQAFNQALFDAQTRAEQAAREAEAEAEADAEAQASRASAENESVAEDEAARTPADAIEGETATTGAPAGGEDADSGIDLDALANQVREDVLLDPAEISGFYQAADVEVGYTLTQAQRVMREEDVGVLVARRMLGSPQARTLGVMTAAMLEQAIVER; this comes from the coding sequence GTGACCGCTTTGCTCGCCCGCCTACAGGACTGGTTCGGCCGCCCGCTGAACCGGTTCATCGAGCGTCTGCGGCTTCGCCTGGCACAGCCGGATGCCCTGTTGCAGGTCACCCTGCTGGGCCTGATCGCCGGGCTGCTCGCCGCACTGCTGGTGGTCGCCTTCCGACTGGCGCTCGAGGGACTGCAGGTCTACGGCCTGGGGCTGCCGGGCGCGGAGCGCTACGAATCCCTGCCCGCCGAATGGCGACTGCTGCTGCCGATCCTCGGCGCCCTGGTGCTGGGCCTGGCCTTTCACCTCTTGCCGTTCGGCATGCGCAACGTCGGCGTCGGCCACGTCATCATCCGGTTTCACCGCTTCGGCGCCGACATGCCCTGGCAGAACGCCGTGGTGCAGTTCGTCGCCGGCGTGTGGGGCCTGCTGATCGGCCTGACCGGCGGGCGGGAAGGCCCCGGCATCCACCTGGGCGCCTTCTCGGGCAGCCTGCTGGGACACAGCCTCGGCCTGCCGAACAACAGCGTGCGCACGCTGTCGGGCTGCGGGGTGGCCGCGGCCATCTCGGCGGCCTTCAATACGCCGTTGGCCGGCGTGATCTTCGCCCTCGAGGTGGTGATCAAGCAGTACACGCTAGCCAGTTTCCTGCCGGTCATCCTCGCCTCCTCGATGGGCGCCCTGCTGGCCACGACCGTTTTCGGGCCGGAAACCCTGTTCACCATCGAGATCCATCACCAGATGTCGTTCTGGGAGGTACCCACCCTGCTGGCGTTGGGGCTGATCAGCGGCGCGATGGCTGCCGGCTACATCCAGATCGTCGAGGGCACCATTGCCCGCAGCTGGAACTGGCCGGTCTGGGCGCGATTTACCGCCGCCGGCGTGGCCACCGGCGCCATCGGCTTCTGGGTGCCGGAGATCCTCGGTATCGGCCACGACACCACGGACCTGGTCGCCGCCGCCGAGTTGACCCTGGGCGCCCTGCTGATCATCGCCGCGGCCAAGTGGCTGCTGGCCAGCATCACCGTGGGACTCGGCCTGCCGATTGGCACCATCGCGCCGGTACTGATGATCGGCGCGGTGGTCGGCGGTACCCTCGGTAGCCTGCTCTACCGTCTCGACCAGATCCCGCTCAACGACGTCGCCTTCTACACCGTGCTGGGCATGGGGGCGATGCTGGGCGCGACGCTCCAGGCGCCACTGGCCGCCCTGGCCGCGGTACTGGAACTCACCAGTGACACCGGCGCGATCCTGCCCGCCATGATCACCATCGTCGTCTCGGGGCTGGTCAGCCGCATGGTGTTCGGCAAGTCCGGCCTCTACGACGCGATCCTGCGCGCCAACGACCAGCAGATGCCGGGGCCGTCGCTGTGGTTCAACGGCGACAACATCGGCGTTTCGAGCATCATCGAGCGGCGCGTTGCCGAGGTGAACTGCCCCTGCAACCTCGCCCGGTTCGAACAGGCGCTCGAGGAGAAACCGGCCTGGCTGGTCATCCGCGACGAGAACCGCCAGGCGATGGGCGTGATCCGCTATGCCCCGGCCCGAGCGGCCTTCGACCAGGCCTTCAACCAGGCGCTGTTCGATGCCCAGACCCGGGCCGAACAGGCGGCACGGGAGGCCGAGGCCGAGGCCGAGGCCGACGCCGAGGCGCAAGCCAGCCGGGCATCGGCGGAAAACGAATCAGTCGCCGAAGACGAGGCCGCCCGCACCCCCGCCGATGCGATCGAGGGCGAGACCGCCACCACCGGCGCGCCGGCTGGCGGCGAAGACGCCGACTCGGGCATCGACCTGGATGCCCTGGCCAACCAGGTGCGCGAGGATGTCCTCCTCGACCCGGCAGAGATCAGCGGCTTCTACCAAGCCGCCGACGTCGAGGTCGGCTACACGCTGACCCAGGCGCAACGCGTGATGCGCGAGGAGGACGTCGGCGTACTGGTCGCCCGACGCATGCTCGGCTCGCCGCAGGCCCGCACCCTGGGCGTGATGACCGCCGCCATGCTGGAACAGGCGATTGTCGAACGTTGA
- a CDS encoding peroxiredoxin family protein yields MTRRNDISRRADAAADPQHDTSRRRLLLGGAGALLTLGLGGCLSDSGLALEGVTVQDRDGNPVDLASIKGKPTLITFWATTCPGCVKEIPHIQELHDKYADRGVNVVGLAMSYDPLDQINTMVEERDMTYTIWQDKDGRGAEAFGPVRVTPTTFILDAQARIEFQKIGVFDVDRVERTLDQLLESA; encoded by the coding sequence ATGACGCGACGTAACGATATTTCCCGCCGGGCCGACGCCGCCGCGGATCCGCAGCACGACACCTCACGCCGCCGCCTGCTGCTGGGCGGGGCGGGGGCGCTGCTCACCCTGGGGCTGGGCGGCTGCCTGTCGGACAGCGGCCTGGCCCTTGAGGGCGTGACCGTGCAGGACCGCGACGGCAACCCGGTCGACTTGGCGTCGATCAAGGGCAAACCCACCCTGATCACCTTCTGGGCGACCACCTGCCCCGGCTGCGTCAAGGAAATCCCGCACATCCAGGAACTGCACGACAAGTACGCCGATCGCGGCGTGAACGTCGTGGGGCTCGCTATGAGCTACGACCCGCTCGACCAGATCAACACGATGGTCGAAGAGCGCGACATGACCTATACCATCTGGCAGGACAAGGACGGCCGCGGCGCCGAAGCCTTCGGACCCGTACGCGTCACGCCGACGACCTTCATCCTCGATGCCCAGGCACGCATCGAGTTCCAGAAGATCGGCGTGTTCGACGTCGACCGGGTCGAGCGCACCCTCGACCAGCTGCTCGAATCGGCTTAA
- the map gene encoding type I methionyl aminopeptidase produces MNISIKTPEEIEKIRIASKLAAEVLVLLREHVKAGVTTGELNEIAHKHITEVQGGTPATLGYHGFPASICTSLNHQVCHGIPADKTLRDGDILNIDVTVIKDGWHGDTSAMYTVGKPSVRAQRLIDVTHEAMMKGIETVRPDATLGDIGHAIQSHAEASGFSVVREYCGHGIGRNFHEDPQVVHYGNPGEGVRLKEGMVFTIEPMINAGKKEIKLLGDGWTVVTKDHSLSAQWEHTIAVTADGFDILTQPPA; encoded by the coding sequence ATGAACATTTCCATCAAGACCCCCGAGGAAATCGAGAAGATCCGCATCGCCAGCAAGCTTGCCGCCGAGGTGCTGGTACTGCTGCGCGAACACGTCAAGGCTGGCGTGACCACCGGCGAACTCAACGAGATCGCCCACAAGCACATCACCGAGGTGCAGGGCGGCACGCCGGCCACGCTTGGCTACCACGGCTTTCCCGCCTCGATCTGCACCTCGCTGAACCACCAGGTCTGCCACGGCATCCCGGCCGACAAGACCCTGCGCGACGGCGACATCCTCAATATCGACGTCACCGTGATCAAGGACGGCTGGCATGGCGACACCTCGGCGATGTACACCGTCGGCAAGCCGTCCGTGCGTGCGCAGCGCCTGATCGACGTCACCCATGAGGCGATGATGAAGGGCATCGAGACGGTCCGCCCCGACGCCACCCTGGGCGACATCGGCCACGCCATCCAGAGCCATGCCGAGGCCAGCGGCTTTTCCGTGGTGCGCGAATACTGCGGCCACGGCATCGGCCGCAACTTCCACGAGGACCCGCAGGTGGTCCACTACGGCAACCCGGGCGAAGGCGTGCGCCTCAAGGAAGGCATGGTCTTCACCATCGAGCCGATGATCAACGCCGGCAAGAAGGAGATCAAACTGCTCGGGGACGGCTGGACGGTGGTCACCAAGGACCACTCGCTGTCGGCGCAATGGGAGCACACGATCGCCGTGACCGCGGACGGATTCGACATCCTCACCCAACCGCCTGCCTGA